A genomic window from Silene latifolia isolate original U9 population chromosome 11, ASM4854445v1, whole genome shotgun sequence includes:
- the LOC141610660 gene encoding uncharacterized protein LOC141610660, with translation MESSPVIVKPKIWLLRSRATQVPDTSYSAGALCVCKSGLLISTIFGVCPRTKWVSKKRVVRYLSRPEDFVVTAYDHTLRKFDVKLVYKCTEFGILFYQVVKNDGDEFECVDLDNVNQEQFPVKNVFAYLHHNSLSYSTLTAIDSYPFPPPNLTFPDNVFDSIVAQLTTDEGTDLYFDTMACDPPYRMVENTVDLESCNQGNIRLDGLPKPKTERPKLGNPDDDILPEVLYLYTKLPLLQFSGLGCDMKTGSSGCSVFKMENNELVGLILFNLNSSCFAVPLSVLHHCYSKFNKRRKRGRGEKGGGGGGGGGGGGGGGGGGGGGGGGGGGGGGGRGRGRGGGKGQGRKGLGAIGSHG, from the coding sequence ATGGAGTCAAGCCCAGTAATAGTTAAGCCTAAAATTTGGTTACTGCGTTCTAGAGCTACTCAGGTGCCGGACACATCTTATTCGGCTGGGGCTTTGTGTGTCTGTAAATCGGGTTTATTGATAAGTACAATATTTGGGGTATGTCCTAGAACAAAATGGGTCTCAAAGAAAAGGGTTGTTAGATACTTATCCAGGCCAGAAGATTTTGTGGTAACAGCATATGATCATACCCTCAGAAAATTTGATGTAAAATTGGTATACAAATGCACTGAATTCGGGATTTTGTTTTATCAAGTTGTTAAGAATGATGGGGATGAGTTTGAATGTGTGGATCTTGATAATGTCAATCAAGAACAATTCCCTGTCAAAAATGTATTTGCATACCTCCATCATAATTCGCTTTCGTATTCCACTCTAACTGCCATTGACAGTTATCCTTTCCCTCCTCCTAATTTAACGTTTCCTGATAACGTTTTCGACTCGATTGTTGCTCAATTGACAACCGATGAGGGAACCGATCTATATTTCGATACTATGGCTTGTGATCCGCCATATCGGATGGTTGAGAATACGGTGGATTTAGAATCATGCAATCAAGGAAATATTCGTTTAGATGGTCTACCTAAACCTAAAACTGAACGTCCTAAACTTGGCAACCCGGATGACGACATTCTTCCGGAAGTTTTATATCTGTATACGAAACTTCCCCTTTTACAGTTTTCGGGATTGGGATGTGATATGAAGACTGGATCGTCAGGTTGCTCTGTTTTCAAGATGGAAAACAATGAGTTGGTTGGATTAATACTGTTTAATCTAAATTCTTCTTGTTTTGCTGTGCCTTTGAGTGTCCTTCATCATTGTTATAGTAAGTTTAACAAAAGACGAAAAAGGGGAAGAGGTGAAAaaggaggtggaggtggaggtggaggtggaggtggaggtggaggtggaggtggaggtggtggaggtggaggtggaggtggaggtggaggtggaggtcgAGGTCGAGGTCGAGGTGGAGGGAAAGGACAAGGAAGAAAAGGTCTCGGAGCAATTGGTAGCCATGGATGA